From a region of the Streptacidiphilus albus JL83 genome:
- a CDS encoding LysR family transcriptional regulator, which yields MMLVNSPDPIIDANLAIALDALLAEHSVTRAAARLHTSPAAMSRTLARLRRILQDPLLVRAGQTMVPTPRALALREEAAAVVARLGALLGPGASVDPAGLHCTFTLQAADLVGAALAPGLLRLAQQEAPGVSFRVRAEELEAGPALRDGRIDLEVGSIDHVDPETRVEELVSLRMVAAVRSGHPLTEGPLTAARLAAAAHVAVSRRGRFTGPVDTALAEQDLQRRVNVVLPSHLAAMTLAARSDVVCLVPAALPGAAPSPLTHDAVALGLHLLDIPLALPPLTIGMAWHPRHTADGAHRWLRDSVRRALCPTDGG from the coding sequence ATGATGCTGGTGAACAGCCCGGATCCGATCATCGACGCCAATCTCGCCATCGCGCTGGACGCGCTGCTGGCCGAGCACAGCGTCACCCGCGCCGCCGCGCGTCTGCACACCTCACCCGCCGCCATGAGCCGCACCCTCGCCCGACTGCGCCGCATCCTCCAGGACCCGCTGCTGGTCCGGGCCGGACAGACCATGGTGCCCACGCCGCGCGCCCTGGCCCTGCGCGAGGAGGCCGCCGCGGTGGTGGCCCGCCTCGGAGCACTGCTCGGCCCCGGCGCCAGCGTCGACCCCGCCGGCCTGCACTGCACCTTCACCCTCCAGGCCGCCGACCTGGTCGGGGCGGCGCTGGCCCCCGGGCTGCTGCGGCTGGCCCAGCAGGAGGCGCCGGGGGTCTCGTTCCGGGTCCGGGCCGAGGAGTTGGAGGCCGGACCCGCCCTGCGCGACGGCAGGATCGACCTGGAGGTCGGATCCATCGACCACGTGGACCCCGAGACCCGGGTCGAGGAACTGGTCAGCCTCCGGATGGTGGCGGCCGTCCGCTCCGGCCATCCGCTGACCGAAGGGCCGCTGACCGCGGCCCGGCTGGCAGCCGCCGCGCACGTGGCGGTCAGCCGCCGCGGCCGGTTCACCGGCCCCGTCGACACCGCCCTGGCCGAGCAGGACCTCCAGCGGCGGGTCAACGTCGTCCTGCCCAGCCACCTGGCCGCGATGACCCTCGCCGCCCGCAGCGACGTCGTCTGCCTCGTACCCGCCGCACTCCCCGGCGCCGCTCCCTCGCCCCTCACCCACGACGCCGTCGCCCTCGGGCTGCACCTCCTCGACATCCCCCTGGCGCTGCCACCACTGACCATCGGCATGGCCTGGCACCCCCGGCACACGGCCGACGGGGCCCACCGCTGGCTCCGCGACAGCGTCCGCCGGGCTCTCTGCCCGACCGACGGCGGCTGA
- a CDS encoding S53 family peptidase has product MGGLVHTAAAIAASAAMVAGGGAAGAPGSARTVAAVALPGSVPVAVGTAVRVGAAPATQQLTVQVWLTADAAGASAYADAVATPGSPEFHHYLSPDAYTARFGPSAARAGAVAAWLSGKGLTGVQVDGGRDYVSATGPVSAVESAFQVRIGQYRAKGAADGSAGRSSLFTSNDRAVSVPAPLASDVLGVTGLSSSSAASRGTAVAAPQGGTPAGAATCSQYWAQHAHPLRPAYQGLNQASLPVCGYSAAQLRAGYGATSKDTGSGQTVALTEEEAPTAMFQTLTAYARSNHLPLPKPSQFRQIQAGSACKAPSAATERATQSPPVDVEAEMDSEAVYAMAPGADQVMVVGTGCDEDQALLDAASAVLTGNGHQPLASIASNSWQIPLGEVSPQTVHAIDVRAAAEGVGMYFASGDTPGLTVTDSDPYAVAVGGTTLGIGATGNRLFETGWSDDFGSLAGSTWSDDGVNGGGGGVSDVYPQPSYQHGVVPASMAQVKVAGKTVLGRTVPDIAADADPDTGMLIGYTSTDPDGKPGPYLTVANGGTSLATPLVAGLVADAQQGQKSPYGFIDPLLYRLADTQAFHDALPFDRSTPLQNRAAYIAPTDSFSSADVDVFDAQNRSDTQQLTAKGYDTMTGIGTPNGAAFIAALRLGH; this is encoded by the coding sequence ATGGGAGGGCTTGTTCACACGGCGGCCGCGATCGCAGCCTCAGCGGCGATGGTGGCCGGCGGCGGGGCCGCAGGAGCACCGGGCTCCGCGCGTACGGTGGCTGCCGTCGCGCTGCCCGGGTCGGTCCCCGTCGCGGTGGGAACCGCCGTGCGGGTGGGGGCCGCGCCCGCGACGCAGCAGCTGACCGTCCAGGTGTGGCTCACCGCGGACGCGGCGGGCGCCTCCGCGTACGCGGACGCGGTGGCCACGCCGGGCAGCCCCGAGTTCCACCACTACCTGAGCCCGGACGCCTACACCGCCAGGTTCGGCCCGTCCGCCGCGCGGGCCGGGGCGGTGGCGGCGTGGCTCAGCGGCAAGGGGCTGACGGGAGTACAGGTCGACGGCGGCCGTGACTACGTGTCAGCGACCGGGCCGGTCTCGGCGGTCGAGTCGGCCTTCCAGGTGCGGATCGGCCAGTACCGCGCCAAGGGTGCCGCGGACGGCTCGGCGGGCCGGTCGTCGCTGTTCACGTCGAACGACCGCGCGGTGTCGGTGCCCGCCCCGCTGGCCTCCGACGTGCTCGGTGTGACGGGACTGAGCAGCTCGTCCGCCGCGTCGCGGGGCACGGCCGTGGCGGCTCCGCAGGGCGGCACCCCGGCCGGGGCGGCGACCTGCTCCCAGTACTGGGCGCAGCACGCGCACCCGCTGCGCCCCGCCTACCAGGGGCTGAACCAGGCTTCGCTGCCGGTGTGCGGGTACTCCGCCGCGCAGCTCCGCGCCGGCTACGGGGCGACGTCGAAGGACACCGGCAGCGGCCAGACCGTGGCGCTGACCGAGGAGGAGGCGCCGACCGCGATGTTCCAGACGCTGACGGCCTACGCCCGGAGCAACCACCTGCCGCTGCCGAAGCCCTCCCAGTTCCGGCAGATCCAGGCGGGGAGCGCCTGCAAGGCGCCCTCGGCGGCGACGGAGCGTGCGACGCAGTCGCCCCCCGTCGACGTCGAGGCGGAGATGGACTCCGAAGCCGTCTACGCCATGGCGCCGGGCGCGGACCAGGTGATGGTGGTGGGCACCGGCTGCGACGAGGACCAGGCGCTGCTGGACGCCGCCTCGGCCGTGCTGACCGGGAACGGCCACCAGCCCCTGGCCTCCATCGCGTCGAACTCGTGGCAGATCCCGCTGGGGGAGGTGTCGCCGCAGACCGTGCACGCCATCGACGTGCGGGCCGCGGCCGAGGGAGTCGGCATGTACTTCGCCTCCGGCGACACCCCCGGCCTGACGGTCACCGACTCCGACCCGTACGCGGTGGCGGTCGGCGGCACCACCCTCGGCATCGGGGCCACCGGGAACCGGTTGTTCGAGACCGGCTGGTCCGACGACTTCGGCTCACTGGCCGGCAGCACCTGGAGCGACGACGGCGTCAACGGCGGCGGAGGGGGCGTCAGCGACGTCTACCCGCAGCCGTCGTACCAGCACGGCGTCGTCCCGGCGTCGATGGCACAGGTCAAGGTGGCCGGCAAGACGGTGCTCGGCCGGACGGTGCCCGACATCGCCGCCGACGCCGACCCCGACACCGGCATGCTGATCGGCTACACCAGCACCGACCCCGACGGGAAGCCCGGGCCCTACCTCACCGTGGCGAACGGCGGTACCAGCCTGGCCACCCCGCTGGTCGCGGGCCTGGTCGCGGACGCCCAGCAGGGCCAGAAGTCTCCCTACGGCTTCATCGACCCGCTGCTCTACCGCCTGGCCGACACCCAGGCGTTCCACGACGCCCTGCCCTTCGACAGGTCCACGCCGTTGCAGAACCGGGCCGCGTACATCGCGCCGACCGACTCCTTCTCCAGCGCGGACGTCGACGTCTTCGACGCCCAGAACCGCTCCGACACCCAGCAGTTGACCGCCAAGGGCTACGACACCATGACCGGGATCGGCACCCCGAACGGCGCCGCCTTCATCGCCGCCCTGCGCCTCGGCCACTGA
- a CDS encoding GNAT family N-acetyltransferase, whose amino-acid sequence MPELAADDGFTLRPWTLSDLELVREAAADEYIPLITTVPAPYSEAAGVAFVERQWDRAATGTGCPFVIVAKDGRPVGNVGLWLRTVGAGRASLGYWVVESARGQRAAGAALTAVARWAIEDLGIPRLELCVEPWNEGSRRTAERAGFTREGLMRSWQQVGGERRDMFMYSLLPGDS is encoded by the coding sequence GTGCCTGAGCTCGCAGCGGATGACGGGTTCACCCTTCGGCCCTGGACCCTGTCCGACCTGGAGCTGGTCCGCGAGGCCGCGGCGGACGAGTACATCCCGCTGATCACCACGGTGCCGGCGCCGTACTCCGAAGCGGCGGGAGTCGCCTTCGTCGAGCGTCAATGGGACCGTGCTGCCACCGGGACCGGTTGTCCGTTCGTCATTGTGGCGAAGGACGGCAGGCCCGTGGGCAACGTCGGACTGTGGCTGCGGACCGTCGGCGCGGGGCGGGCATCGCTGGGCTACTGGGTGGTCGAGTCGGCGCGGGGGCAGCGGGCCGCCGGGGCGGCTCTGACCGCAGTGGCCCGCTGGGCCATTGAGGATCTTGGAATCCCCCGTCTCGAACTCTGTGTGGAGCCCTGGAACGAAGGGTCCCGGAGGACTGCCGAGCGCGCCGGCTTCACCCGTGAGGGGCTGATGAGGAGCTGGCAGCAGGTGGGCGGCGAACGCCGGGACATGTTCATGTACTCGCTCCTGCCGGGCGACAGCTGA
- a CDS encoding nuclear transport factor 2-like protein — protein sequence MTIATAKLSDPTVRALVTAINDNDRAAFLALLAEGATMSDDGSDRDLEQWVDREIFSSRGHMEVQTESDGGRALVANFRNETWGEMRTAWRFTVEGGKVSRFETGQA from the coding sequence ATGACCATCGCCACCGCCAAACTCTCCGACCCCACGGTCCGGGCCCTGGTGACTGCGATCAACGACAACGACCGCGCCGCCTTCCTCGCCCTGCTCGCGGAGGGCGCGACCATGTCCGACGACGGATCGGACCGCGATCTCGAACAGTGGGTCGACCGCGAGATCTTCTCCTCGCGCGGACACATGGAGGTACAGACCGAGTCCGACGGTGGCCGCGCGCTGGTCGCGAACTTCCGCAACGAGACCTGGGGCGAGATGCGCACCGCCTGGAGGTTCACGGTCGAGGGGGGCAAGGTGAGCCGCTTCGAGACCGGGCAGGCCTGA
- a CDS encoding NAD-dependent epimerase/dehydratase family protein — MPLHVIVGTSASGTATARLLAESGDRVRILSRRGGGPEHPLIERIAADVRDADRLTELTDGATTLFNCATPAYDRLPVETPALAAALLTTAERTGAGYVNLSNTYGYGPADTPLTEDRPLSPTTVKGRVRARMWADAIAAHRAGRIRFTEVRPGDFIGPGQLSVFNLLVAPPVLAGETATVPADLDAAHSWGYPGDVARTLVALSRDERAWGRAWHVPPVSDGSVRQLATRFAELAGAPVPRLAAMSALDLHNAGLADPIVAQMWEMQYQYLRPCLLDASLTAQTFGLVPTPLDEVLLETAGAFTG, encoded by the coding sequence ATGCCACTCCATGTCATTGTCGGAACCAGTGCCTCCGGAACCGCCACCGCGCGCCTGCTCGCCGAGTCCGGTGACCGCGTCCGCATCCTCAGCCGACGCGGCGGCGGACCGGAGCATCCGCTGATCGAGCGGATCGCCGCGGACGTCCGCGACGCCGACCGGCTGACCGAGCTGACGGACGGTGCCACCACGCTGTTCAACTGCGCCACGCCGGCGTACGACCGGCTGCCGGTGGAGACACCCGCGTTGGCCGCCGCACTGCTGACCACGGCCGAGCGCACCGGCGCCGGCTACGTCAACCTGAGCAACACCTATGGGTACGGCCCCGCCGACACTCCGCTGACCGAGGACCGTCCCCTGTCGCCGACCACCGTCAAGGGACGGGTCAGGGCACGGATGTGGGCGGACGCCATCGCCGCCCACCGAGCGGGCCGGATCCGCTTCACCGAGGTGCGGCCAGGCGACTTCATCGGCCCCGGCCAACTGTCGGTGTTCAACCTGCTGGTCGCGCCCCCGGTGCTGGCCGGCGAGACCGCGACCGTTCCGGCGGACCTGGACGCAGCGCACAGTTGGGGCTACCCCGGCGACGTCGCCCGCACCCTGGTCGCCCTCAGCCGGGACGAGCGGGCCTGGGGACGGGCCTGGCACGTTCCGCCCGTCTCCGACGGCTCGGTACGCCAGTTGGCGACGCGGTTCGCCGAGCTCGCCGGCGCGCCCGTGCCCCGACTGGCCGCCATGTCCGCGTTGGACCTGCACAACGCCGGCCTCGCCGATCCGATCGTCGCGCAGATGTGGGAGATGCAGTACCAGTACCTGCGACCCTGCCTCCTGGACGCCTCGCTGACCGCACAGACCTTCGGCCTGGTGCCGACCCCGCTCGACGAGGTCCTCCTCGAAACGGCCGGGGCGTTCACCGGGTAG
- a CDS encoding SGNH/GDSL hydrolase family protein, with amino-acid sequence MPSLPHRQSGSATTTAAARPDSTSTSVAPGTTGWAAGWSTSMQRPGAGFAPNWSEQGFALQSVRQVVRLSVGGDAVRVRLSNLHGTGPLTVAGATVARSAGGAAVRADGLRHLTVAGERTFTVPAGAECASDPVPFGTAALERLAVTLYLAAPTGPATYHAQALATGYRATGDHRADAGGSAFTETTQSWYYLSGIDVSGGAARPSGIALFGDSLTDGTGSSPDADRRFPDALAERLAATGRPRAVLNQGIGGNRVTVDSAWLGDRATARFRRDVLGQPGLGTVVILLGINDIGISEVAGVSPFPVFEPYTEVSAEQVIAGYRNLIRQGRAAGLRIVGATVLPAGPSAFSTARSEAKRAVINSWIRTSGGYDAVVDLDRALADPAAPDRLNPAFDSGDHLHLNDAGYRAMADAVDLADLG; translated from the coding sequence CTCGATGCAACGCCCGGGAGCCGGTTTCGCGCCCAACTGGTCCGAGCAGGGTTTCGCCCTCCAGAGCGTCCGTCAGGTGGTCCGGTTGAGCGTCGGCGGCGACGCCGTCCGGGTCCGGCTGTCGAACCTCCACGGGACCGGTCCGCTCACGGTTGCCGGGGCCACGGTCGCCCGCAGCGCGGGCGGGGCCGCCGTCCGGGCGGACGGGCTGCGCCACCTCACCGTCGCGGGGGAACGGACCTTCACCGTCCCGGCCGGCGCCGAGTGCGCGAGCGACCCGGTGCCCTTCGGGACGGCGGCGCTGGAACGGCTGGCCGTCACGCTGTACCTGGCCGCACCGACCGGCCCGGCGACGTATCACGCCCAGGCCCTGGCCACCGGCTACCGGGCCACCGGTGACCACCGGGCCGACGCCGGGGGCTCGGCGTTCACCGAGACCACGCAGTCCTGGTACTACCTGAGCGGCATCGACGTGTCCGGGGGAGCGGCACGGCCGTCCGGCATCGCCCTGTTCGGCGACTCGCTCACCGACGGAACGGGAAGCAGCCCGGACGCCGACCGCCGCTTCCCGGACGCGCTCGCCGAACGGCTGGCCGCGACGGGCCGACCGCGCGCCGTGCTGAACCAGGGCATCGGCGGCAACCGGGTGACGGTCGACTCGGCCTGGCTCGGCGACCGGGCGACAGCCCGCTTCCGGCGCGACGTCCTCGGCCAGCCGGGGCTGGGGACGGTGGTCATCCTGCTCGGCATCAACGACATCGGCATCAGCGAGGTGGCCGGGGTGTCGCCGTTCCCGGTCTTCGAGCCGTACACCGAGGTCTCCGCCGAGCAGGTCATCGCCGGGTACCGCAATCTGATCCGGCAGGGCCGCGCCGCCGGACTGCGGATCGTCGGGGCCACCGTGCTGCCCGCCGGGCCCTCGGCCTTCTCCACCGCGCGCAGCGAGGCCAAGCGCGCCGTCATCAACAGCTGGATCCGGACCTCGGGCGGGTACGACGCCGTCGTCGACCTCGATCGCGCCCTGGCCGACCCTGCCGCCCCGGACCGGCTCAACCCCGCCTTCGACTCCGGTGACCACCTCCACCTCAACGACGCCGGATACCGGGCCATGGCAGACGCCGTCGACCTCGCCGACCTCGGCTGA